The Mesotoga infera genome contains the following window.
CTTTTCGAGACACACTAAGGGTATACAGAAATACTGTATCCATAAGCGCTATAAGAAGCGGAACGAATCAAGCTCTCAAAGAACCCTTCGAGTAATAGCAATTCGATTAATATTTGATTCTAACACTTGAAGATTATTTCGAGATCAAATCAGCATCAGTCAAAATGACGAACGGCCTGAAACTTAATCTCGAAGAGAGTTTAACAGAGAAGAAACTTCTAGGATTGTTTGAATTTCAGAAGCAATCAGGTCTTTCAAAAAGACTACCGATAACTCTCGAACCCTCATTCAAAAAGGAGACTTTCAATATCCTCACTTCTTGGAATTGACCTCTGGGCTCCCCTTTTGGTAACAGATAAAGCCGCGGCTGCACAGGCGTACTTGAGAGAAAAGTGAAGATCCAGTCCTCTGTCAAGCGAGCAGGCGAAGGCGCCATTGAAGACATCGCCAGCTGCGGTTGAATCAACAGCTTTTACTCTGAAAGTCGGAACAACTAGACTTCTAGACCTTCCTGTGAAGAGAACTCCTTTTTCCCCTCTCTTTAGCAGAACATTCTCACATCCCATTTCAAGAAGCTTCGCGGCGGCTTCTTCAATACAGAGCGACGGTCCCGTAAGCTCAGCCATCTCCGTTTCGTTCGGGGTAATAATATCTACGTATTGTAGAATCGATTTATCTATATTACTTGATGGCGCAGGATCGAAGATAACGGTCTTTCCGGCTTTGTAGAAGAGTTTTGCTGCGTATAGAGACGATTTGAAGGGGATTTCATTTTGTAGCAGAAGAATGTCGGCCTTTAGCAAACTCTCTCTTGAATCGTCGATAATCTCTGGAGACAGTCGAGAGTTTGCACCCGGGTATACTATTATCCTGTTTTCTCCTGATCTTGCAACCTCTATCAATGCAACTCCGTTTGGAGAATCTACAAGTCTTATTCCGTGCCCAAGATCAATAGCTTCAAGCTCTCTCTTCATCATCTGGGCATTTCCATCGTTTCCCAGGCAGGTCAGGAAGAATACGTCCCCACCAAGCGATTTGGCTGTTACTGCCTGATTTGCGCCCTTGCCTCCTGGATAGTAGGAAAGTTCCAAACCTTTCTGAGTCTGGCCGGGCATAGTGAATTTGTCTACGTTTATTACCATGTCGACGTTACTGCTTCCAATGACTGCTATCATAAAGGCCTCCATAAAAAAGCCGGAGGGAGATCACGCCCCCCGGCCTTTTAATCTTAATTACTTCAGCGTTACCAACTGGAGATCTACGGGGATATAAATCGTACCGATAGTCAGATACTCGAACGCTTTGACAACGGCAAGTTGGCCCATAACAAATGGTTGCTGAGCAACAGTAGCAGCCATTTCGCCTGCATTTACGGCCGCAACGGCATCATCAATGGCATCGAAACCTACGACTTTGATCTTGTCTAGAAGACCAGCGGCTTTTATGGCTTCGATTGCTCCAAGAGCCATCTCGTCATTGTGAGCAAACACAGCGTCGATATTTGGATTCGCCTGAAGGATGTTCTCTATTACTACAAGTCCTTCGGCTCTGTTGAAGTTTGCAACCTGTTTTGCAACTATCTTGATGCCCGGGTATTTTGAAATAGCTGCACCAAAGCCCTGACCACGGTCTCGCGCAGCCGATGTTCCAACGATTCCTTCAAGTTCAACTACGTTCCCCTTTCCATTGAGTAGCATTGCAACGTACTCACCGGCCATCATGCCGCCCGCAACATTATCCGAAGCAATATGCGCAATTACTTTTCCGCCATTAGCTCCTCTGTCAACCGTTATTACAGGAATCCCAGCCTTGTTAGCTTCCTCTACTGCAGTGACGATAGCATCGCTGTCAGTAGGGTTAATGATTATTAGATTCAGTTTCTGTTGCACAAAGTCTTCGATATCGCTTAGCTGCTTTGCAGGGTTATCGCGACCATCGGCTACGATAACTTCTATTCCTAGACCGGCCGCTGCTTCAAGAGCTCCGTCTCTAAGTGTTACAAAGAACGGATTGTTGAGAGTGGATAGAGAGAGTCCAATTCTGTACGTTGCTCCAAAGAGAAATGCTGACGCTACTACCAGAACAAAGGTAATTACAAGTAGTTTCTTCATTTCAGTACCTCCTTATCAAAAATAGGCCTTGAAGGCCTTTAGTAAGATCGCTCAATCGTTGTTACTTTCGGCCATAACTGCCAGGAGTATTACGGCTCCCTTTACTGCCTGCTGGTAGAATGGTGAGATATTTACTAGATTCATACCGTTGTTTATTATTCCAAGAACCATGATGCCAAAAACCGTTCCGACTATCGACCCCTTTCCACCGGAGAGACTCGTTCCTCCTAGAACGACTGCGGCTATGGCGTCCAACTCATAACCCTCTCCAAATATGGGCTGGGCGCTATTTAGTCTTGCTGTCAAAATAAGCGCACTTAGTGCAGAAAGAAGCCCACTTATAATGTAAATAACGATCTTATATCTATCTACTTTCACACCACTTAACTTTGTCGCCTGCACATTT
Protein-coding sequences here:
- a CDS encoding D-ribose ABC transporter substrate-binding protein, which produces MKKLLVITFVLVVASAFLFGATYRIGLSLSTLNNPFFVTLRDGALEAAAGLGIEVIVADGRDNPAKQLSDIEDFVQQKLNLIIINPTDSDAIVTAVEEANKAGIPVITVDRGANGGKVIAHIASDNVAGGMMAGEYVAMLLNGKGNVVELEGIVGTSAARDRGQGFGAAISKYPGIKIVAKQVANFNRAEGLVVIENILQANPNIDAVFAHNDEMALGAIEAIKAAGLLDKIKVVGFDAIDDAVAAVNAGEMAATVAQQPFVMGQLAVVKAFEYLTIGTIYIPVDLQLVTLK
- the rbsK gene encoding ribokinase encodes the protein MIAVIGSSNVDMVINVDKFTMPGQTQKGLELSYYPGGKGANQAVTAKSLGGDVFFLTCLGNDGNAQMMKRELEAIDLGHGIRLVDSPNGVALIEVARSGENRIIVYPGANSRLSPEIIDDSRESLLKADILLLQNEIPFKSSLYAAKLFYKAGKTVIFDPAPSSNIDKSILQYVDIITPNETEMAELTGPSLCIEEAAAKLLEMGCENVLLKRGEKGVLFTGRSRSLVVPTFRVKAVDSTAAGDVFNGAFACSLDRGLDLHFSLKYACAAAALSVTKRGAQRSIPRSEDIESLLFE